GTTTTGTGCTTATTTTTGTATTGGTTGGGTCGCCGGATATGCTCATCAATCCTTCGACATATATTCATATACCGTCATTGGCTCTGGTACTAGCAGGTTCGATGATCGCACTACTAATGAGCTCAAAATTTGTAAATTTCAAATCATTTCTTATTGCTGCAAAGCTGGTTTTATTCCCTCCGAAGAAACCACCGCAAAAAGAAATAATAAACGAATTAATAAGCTATTCCAAAGTTGTTACTTCCAGCGGAAAAAAAGCGTTAATCGCAGAAGTTGAAAAAACGAAAGATCCTTTTATCAGGCGCGGTTTGGAATTAATTATAAACAGACTGGGGTTTGATTTTATCAAAGCAGCATTAGATAACGATATTGAGGAAATGCAGAAAAGACACTCGGACACAATCAAGATGTTCAAGAATATGTCACAGTTTACACCGGTATTCGGTATGGTTGGAACAATAGTAGGATTAATGCAGGTTCTAAGAAGTATGCAGGATCCCACAAAAATTGGGCCGGCTATGGCCTTGGCATTGGTAACAACTTTTTACGGCGCCATGTTTTCCGGACTCATTTTTTTGCCGTTCTCACAGAAATTAAAGGTTATGAGCGATGAAGAGGTCCTGATAAAAAGGTTGATAACTGAGGGTATTTTATTAATTGAAAAAGAAGAAATTCCGACAAAAGTTGAGAAATATCTTGAGACTTTTCTTCACTCTCAAGCCAAAATAAAGAATAAAAAGGACAAGCCCAATGGCTAAATACCAGGAAGAAGAAGACGGCGGCAAGGATATTGGCGATGTAATTTTCGGTGATCTCATGTCGCAAATGCTGATCTTTTTTATTTTGTTATACATTTTTGCGGCACAAATGACCAGTAAATCTCATGGTGAGTCTGTTATAGATATTATACGTAAAACTTTTAACGAAGAACTTCATCAGAAAGAAAATATAAGAGTTAAAACTGTTTATAAGGAAAGTGAACAAAAAGAAACCAAGGGCAACCAGGAAAGTAAAGAGATAGCTGAAAAAGTTCAGAAAATGATAATATCTGAAAAGCTTGAAAAATATATAGATTTTATAGTGGAGGAAAAAAAGGTCAGGCTTATATTTCAACAGCCTGTTTTATTTGATACCAGTTCCGCAGTATTGAAGGATGGATTTAAAAGATTTTTGGACCCTGTAGCAACACTGCTTCAAGATATGCCGAATGAAGTAATGATAGAGGGGCATACGGATAACGTCCCCATAGAAAGTAAAAAATATGAGTCAAATTGGGTGCTGTCTTTTGACCGTGCTTATAATGTTTTAAAGTATATCGTGCAAGTTCATAAGATTAATCCGAACAGAATTTCAGCCAATGGTTACGGAGAGTTCAGGCCAAGAGCAGCAAACGATACGGAACAGAACAGGGCAATGAATAGAAGAATTGAAATAAATATTTTGGTTAACGCGAAAAAATAGGATAAATAAAAAACGAATTATGGGGTGGGGGAATGTATAAACTAATTATTTCAATACTTATTTTATTAAATTTTTGTATAGCTATAGAAAATTATGGATCGTTTGCCGACTGGAACGCAGGAGCCAGATCATTAGCAATGGGACGTGCCTATGTGGCGCTTGCTGATGATGCATCTGCAGTGTTTTGGAATCCGGCGGGGCTGATGCAGGTAAAAAATATACAAGCTACTTTTCAGCAAGTAATGCTTTTTGAAGGTTACAGTTCAATGTATATGGGACTTATTCTGCCTGGTGTAGAGTCTGCTCTTGGAATGGATGTCCTTATGTTATCCGGAGCAGGAATTGAAGGCAGAGATATGTTTAATCAGTCCACAGGTTCATTTTCTGACAGCAAAATGTCCTTTGGCCTGTCTTACACAAAATTAATTACAAACAAATTATTTTTAGGTATAAAAGGAAAATATCTGAGCAGAGCTTTTGAAAAACAAAGCGATATGGCCATTGGTCTGGACCTTTCAATGTTATATTTTGTAACGGATAAATTACGAGTAGGAATGAACCTGGTCAATATTCTGGGATTTGTCATGGGGAATACAACAGATGTGATGAACAGCAGCAGCAGGGCTGGCATCTCGTATCGAGAAGGTGATCTTATATTAAACCTGGATGTTGGTGACAATTTTAGTGAATGGAGACTTGGGGGCGAGCTGACAGTTTTTAATATGCTGCCTTTACGTGTAGGAGTGAACAGTTATGAGCTTTCTCTTGGAACAGGTGTAAAGGTCATGTCGCTGCAATTTGATTGCGCGTATGTGTTAAAGGAATTGGATCCGAATATTTGCTTCTCCATGAGCTATTCTCTTGCCAATGATATGGAAGATGAACAAAAGAATAAAATTAATCAATATACAAAAGATGCAATGGATATGCTGGAAAATGATTTTTATTACCTGGCAAAACAGATGTTTATGAAAATAATTTTGTTGGAACCGGATCGTGAAAAAGAAAAAATTATGTTAAAAAGGATTGATGATGCCTTGCCTTATGTGGAGTCTTCATTAGAAACAGAAACAACTGTATGGCCTAAATTTAAAGAAGCCAGGGCCCTGTTTGAAGAACAAAAATATAAAGAAGCAGAAAGAATTTTTATTGAAATCAATAAAGAAATCCCTAAAAACAGACATATAAAAGATTATTTAGAAAAA
This genomic window from Candidatus Margulisiibacteriota bacterium contains:
- a CDS encoding MotA/TolQ/ExbB proton channel family protein, which codes for MEINFILAFGFVLIFVLVGSPDMLINPSTYIHIPSLALVLAGSMIALLMSSKFVNFKSFLIAAKLVLFPPKKPPQKEIINELISYSKVVTSSGKKALIAEVEKTKDPFIRRGLELIINRLGFDFIKAALDNDIEEMQKRHSDTIKMFKNMSQFTPVFGMVGTIVGLMQVLRSMQDPTKIGPAMALALVTTFYGAMFSGLIFLPFSQKLKVMSDEEVLIKRLITEGILLIEKEEIPTKVEKYLETFLHSQAKIKNKKDKPNG
- a CDS encoding flagellar motor protein MotB, which produces MAKYQEEEDGGKDIGDVIFGDLMSQMLIFFILLYIFAAQMTSKSHGESVIDIIRKTFNEELHQKENIRVKTVYKESEQKETKGNQESKEIAEKVQKMIISEKLEKYIDFIVEEKKVRLIFQQPVLFDTSSAVLKDGFKRFLDPVATLLQDMPNEVMIEGHTDNVPIESKKYESNWVLSFDRAYNVLKYIVQVHKINPNRISANGYGEFRPRAANDTEQNRAMNRRIEINILVNAKK